A single Halarcobacter anaerophilus DNA region contains:
- a CDS encoding L-lactate dehydrogenase — translation MSDLTKIGVIGAGNVGAAIVNALVLRNIGKEIIFFNRDLNKAIGEAMDIDDTIPLVSEMQIKATNTYKDLSSCKIIAITVGARQKENETRLELLGRNAKIIEDVVKNLDIYAPKAILLMVSNPVDILTRVAQEISTRENNKIFASGTVLDTSRLKFQLGKELNVNRKNVHVHVVGEHGDSEFAVWSNAIIGSIKLEKFPLNKNTNLEKLKTKIMDIVKKRAYEIIQRKGYTNFGVAMAVAKLIQCVIRDEKKIFSVSVEANKEYNLIKDTVLSLPCVIGNEGIELKLSLSFDKQEEEKLKAAAKNLDFAYSQIKN, via the coding sequence ATGTCTGATTTAACAAAAATAGGTGTAATCGGTGCAGGAAATGTTGGAGCTGCTATTGTAAATGCCCTTGTTTTAAGAAATATAGGAAAAGAGATTATATTTTTTAACAGAGATTTAAATAAAGCAATAGGTGAAGCTATGGATATCGATGATACTATCCCTTTAGTTTCAGAGATGCAAATCAAAGCAACAAATACTTATAAAGACTTAAGTTCTTGCAAAATTATAGCTATAACAGTCGGTGCCAGACAAAAAGAAAACGAAACTAGATTAGAACTTTTAGGAAGAAATGCAAAAATAATAGAAGATGTCGTAAAAAATCTTGATATTTACGCTCCAAAAGCTATTTTGCTTATGGTTTCAAATCCTGTTGATATTTTAACAAGAGTAGCTCAAGAAATAAGTACAAGAGAAAATAATAAAATTTTTGCTTCCGGAACTGTTTTAGATACTTCAAGATTAAAATTTCAATTAGGAAAAGAGTTAAATGTAAATAGAAAGAATGTTCATGTTCATGTTGTAGGAGAACATGGAGACAGCGAATTTGCCGTTTGGTCAAATGCAATTATAGGTTCAATAAAACTTGAAAAATTTCCTTTAAACAAAAATACGAATTTGGAAAAATTAAAAACCAAAATTATGGATATCGTAAAAAAAAGAGCTTATGAAATAATCCAAAGAAAAGGTTATACAAATTTTGGAGTTGCAATGGCAGTTGCAAAACTAATTCAATGTGTAATAAGAGACGAGAAAAAAATATTTTCAGTTTCAGTTGAAGCAAATAAAGAATACAACTTAATAAAAGATACCGTTTTAAGTCTTCCTTGCGTAATAGGGAATGAAGGAATAGAACTTAAACTAAGTTTATCTTTTGACAAACAAGAAGAAGAAAAACTAAAAGCCGCCGCAAAAAATCTTGATTTTGCTTATTCTCAAATAAAAAATTAG
- a CDS encoding nucleotide-binding protein, translating into MSYVVYSIKGGVGKTTLSVQISQMLDFTYVTNDSHSSAHNLMPEEKGFLVSKEEYNEIPYDENVVYDFGGFKDTRINDIVKQAQKIIIPTLTSIVDLQATLATLKDVIEINKNILIVVNRAKNNNKANELKEYLKEEISKEYKDINIPIIFVRESSVLEDSLFDCEYIETKAGNNRFKRHIYRNAIEDMQNLKKELEL; encoded by the coding sequence ATGTCATACGTAGTTTATAGTATCAAAGGAGGTGTTGGCAAAACAACACTATCTGTACAAATATCACAGATGTTGGATTTCACATATGTAACAAACGATTCTCACTCCTCTGCACACAATCTAATGCCCGAAGAGAAAGGATTTTTAGTTTCTAAAGAAGAGTATAATGAAATACCGTATGATGAAAATGTAGTTTATGATTTCGGTGGATTTAAAGATACAAGAATAAATGATATCGTAAAACAAGCACAAAAAATAATCATCCCAACTCTTACTTCAATAGTCGATTTACAAGCTACCCTTGCAACATTAAAAGATGTTATTGAGATAAACAAAAATATTCTGATTGTAGTAAACAGAGCAAAAAACAACAATAAAGCAAATGAATTAAAAGAGTACCTCAAAGAAGAGATAAGTAAAGAGTATAAAGATATAAATATTCCTATAATATTTGTAAGAGAATCTTCTGTTTTGGAAGACTCTTTGTTTGATTGTGAATATATAGAAACAAAAGCGGGAAATAACAGATTTAAAAGGCATATATATAGAAATGCCATTGAAGATATGCAAAACTTAAAAAAAGAGCTGGAACTTTAA
- a CDS encoding helix-turn-helix transcriptional regulator gives MSANDRFLQIEEVAKIMGIGKTKANELVDDTDFIKPIIIDGFARRLFSHLELQEWMKARREDRNKNKDTLK, from the coding sequence ATGAGTGCAAATGACAGATTTTTACAAATTGAAGAAGTAGCAAAAATTATGGGTATAGGAAAGACAAAAGCAAATGAATTAGTAGATGATACTGATTTTATAAAACCAATTATAATTGATGGTTTTGCACGTAGGTTATTTTCTCACCTTGAACTACAAGAATGGATGAAAGCCCGAAGAGAGGATAGAAATAAAAATAAGGATACTTTGAAATGA
- a CDS encoding metallophosphoesterase family protein, producing MKIDILSDVHFDNYFFNKYKKDDVIKFYSQIIDFKNLGDVLIIAGDLGHDNEQNIKILKILKEHYKNIICVLGNHDYYLMGKTNKKLFKDSFERVDNMRELINSKEGMYCLNGNVIEIDGVRFGGCDSWYNDGFLRVNYSNGDFTKKSTNAMWSNCTPDAKFIFEIENFDDIFEIEKPKIEAVYKDCDVMITHVNPSAKKDNISIKFQNNPSSSFFCFDGEKYLKNGNMKYWIFGHTHEELEYIEHHVKCICNPLGYFNESGNGSWVKIKQILV from the coding sequence ATGAAAATTGATATTTTAAGTGATGTTCATTTTGACAATTATTTTTTTAATAAATATAAAAAAGATGATGTAATCAAATTTTATAGCCAAATTATTGATTTTAAAAATCTTGGTGATGTATTAATTATTGCAGGTGATTTAGGTCATGATAATGAACAAAATATAAAAATATTAAAGATTTTAAAAGAGCATTATAAAAATATAATTTGTGTTCTTGGCAACCATGATTATTACTTAATGGGCAAAACAAACAAAAAACTATTCAAAGACTCTTTTGAAAGAGTTGACAATATGAGAGAATTAATTAACTCAAAAGAGGGTATGTATTGTTTAAATGGAAATGTTATTGAAATAGATGGGGTTAGATTTGGTGGATGTGATAGTTGGTATAATGATGGCTTTTTAAGAGTAAACTACTCTAATGGAGATTTTACTAAAAAATCTACAAATGCTATGTGGTCTAACTGTACTCCAGATGCAAAATTTATATTTGAAATTGAAAATTTTGATGATATATTTGAAATTGAAAAGCCTAAGATAGAAGCAGTTTATAAAGATTGTGATGTCATGATTACTCATGTAAATCCATCTGCAAAAAAAGATAATATAAGTATAAAATTTCAAAACAATCCTTCAAGCTCCTTTTTTTGTTTTGATGGAGAGAAATATTTAAAAAATGGGAATATGAAATATTGGATATTTGGTCATACTCATGAAGAACTTGAATATATAGAACATCATGTTAAATGTATTTGCAATCCACTGGGCTACTTTAATGAAAGTGGTAATGGCTCTTGGGTAAAAATAAAACAAATTTTAGTTTAG
- a CDS encoding S8 family peptidase — protein sequence MNNLLQLKGRFEQATSPNRPGAPNLPAGKSVEVSRLENLLVNLNELQSYWRNQDLLPGALITAHYNKIAAKSNRLRALLGNSSISPNSTIVGAKFSPDTSPKHIITHYVSLGILNESISRLKNCINILNSQFNGEIDHETIKQINSGVISYSHSTIAKTNFLLVIIDAYFVDRFDVLDSIDETINDAIITIYKTNVNTTELLNRLGINILSNRIMDETTILLQPDELEILKTRAPFLISMAVTNLSEITRDDFEFFDDEVLTIRPPENEPTIGVIDTLFDDSVYFSEWVEYTNMLHTDIPTTGRDFEHGTAVSSIIVDGPTFNPHLDDGCGNFKVKHFAVASGNSFNSFTILRNISEIVAQNRDIKVWNLSLGSKLSVHSNFISPEAAILDKIQYENDVIFVIAGTNLSSGEIETRPIGAPADSINSIVVNSVDSNGNPSSYSRKGPVLSFFIKPDISYYGGDSRNPMKVCTPTGEALVKGTSFAAPWISRKLAYLVNVLGLNRNIAKALLINSATGWSVEQNDPALVGHGIVPKRIEDIVYCANDEIQFIIQGTSELYNTYNYNIPIPVSNEKHPFIAKATLCYFPACSRNQGVDYTNTELDISFGRLNGRTIKTIDNNYQTHAYDHYTWEEDARKFFRKWDNVKHLREVSTGRNRDKKAYENALWGISLKTKERLEEKFGEGLKFGIVITLKEINGINRIEEFIRNAMLRGWLVNRIDVDTRVDIYNIAEEEIEFE from the coding sequence TTGAATAATTTATTACAATTAAAAGGAAGATTTGAACAAGCTACAAGTCCAAATAGACCAGGAGCACCAAATTTACCTGCAGGTAAATCTGTAGAAGTATCAAGACTAGAAAATTTATTAGTGAATTTAAATGAATTGCAAAGCTATTGGCGAAATCAAGATTTATTACCAGGAGCTTTAATTACTGCGCATTATAATAAAATTGCTGCTAAGAGTAATAGACTTCGAGCACTTTTAGGAAATAGTTCAATCAGTCCTAATAGTACAATAGTAGGTGCAAAGTTTTCACCTGATACTTCTCCAAAGCACATAATAACACATTATGTGTCACTTGGAATTTTAAATGAATCTATTTCGCGTTTGAAAAACTGTATAAATATATTAAACTCACAGTTTAATGGTGAAATAGATCATGAAACTATTAAACAGATAAATAGTGGTGTAATTTCATATTCTCATTCTACAATTGCTAAAACTAATTTTCTTTTAGTAATTATAGATGCTTACTTTGTTGATAGATTTGATGTACTAGATTCGATAGATGAAACTATTAATGATGCCATTATTACTATATATAAAACTAATGTAAATACTACAGAACTATTAAATAGGTTAGGTATTAATATTTTATCTAATCGTATAATGGATGAAACAACTATATTATTACAACCTGATGAATTAGAAATTTTAAAAACAAGAGCTCCATTTTTAATTTCAATGGCTGTAACTAATCTATCTGAAATAACAAGAGATGATTTTGAGTTTTTTGATGATGAAGTATTAACTATAAGACCACCGGAAAATGAACCTACTATAGGCGTAATTGATACCTTATTTGATGATAGTGTATATTTTTCAGAATGGGTAGAATATACAAATATGTTACATACTGATATTCCTACAACAGGAAGAGATTTCGAACATGGTACGGCAGTTTCTTCTATAATTGTAGATGGTCCAACTTTTAATCCTCATTTAGATGATGGTTGTGGTAATTTTAAAGTAAAACACTTTGCTGTAGCTAGTGGTAATAGTTTTAATTCATTTACAATATTACGAAATATTAGTGAAATAGTAGCTCAAAATAGAGATATAAAAGTTTGGAATTTATCTTTAGGATCAAAACTTAGTGTACACTCTAATTTTATCTCTCCTGAAGCTGCAATTTTAGACAAAATTCAATACGAAAATGATGTTATATTTGTAATCGCAGGAACAAACCTATCTTCAGGAGAAATTGAAACTAGGCCAATAGGTGCTCCTGCTGATTCAATTAACTCAATTGTCGTTAATTCAGTAGATTCTAATGGAAACCCATCTTCTTATAGTCGAAAGGGTCCTGTATTATCTTTTTTTATAAAACCTGATATTAGTTATTATGGAGGTGATTCTAGAAATCCTATGAAGGTTTGTACTCCAACAGGAGAAGCACTTGTTAAAGGAACTTCCTTTGCAGCACCTTGGATTTCAAGAAAGTTAGCTTATTTAGTAAATGTTTTAGGTTTAAATAGAAATATTGCAAAAGCATTACTTATAAATTCTGCAACAGGATGGAGTGTGGAACAAAATGATCCAGCGTTAGTTGGTCATGGTATTGTTCCGAAAAGAATAGAAGATATTGTATATTGTGCAAATGATGAAATACAATTTATAATTCAAGGAACATCAGAACTATATAATACTTATAATTACAATATTCCTATTCCTGTATCCAATGAGAAACACCCTTTTATTGCAAAAGCTACATTATGTTATTTCCCTGCATGCTCAAGAAATCAAGGTGTTGACTATACTAATACAGAATTAGATATTTCTTTTGGGAGATTAAATGGTAGAACTATTAAAACAATAGATAATAATTATCAAACCCATGCTTATGATCATTATACATGGGAAGAGGATGCACGTAAATTTTTTAGAAAATGGGATAATGTAAAACATCTAAGAGAAGTTTCAACTGGAAGAAATCGTGATAAGAAAGCATATGAAAATGCTTTATGGGGAATAAGTCTTAAAACAAAAGAAAGACTTGAAGAAAAATTTGGAGAGGGGCTAAAGTTTGGTATTGTAATAACTCTTAAAGAAATTAATGGAATTAATAGAATAGAAGAATTTATTAGGAATGCCATGCTTAGGGGATGGCTAGTTAATAGAATTGATGTTGATACAAGAGTTGATATTTATAATATTGCGGAAGAAGAAATTGAATTTGAATAA
- a CDS encoding ATP-binding protein, whose protein sequence is MKKKNILNLIKYYAEKNDSAFRNEAYEIAKYFDKNDDYQLSEYIMALLSDANTFSPQIDSNEKKFVKRVETSSNPLPLPNSIKDNIVGIINAIGHNAGVNKFLFEGPPGTGKTESAKQIARILERELFIVDFDSVIDSKLGQTSKNIASLFNEICSVSNPNKVIVLFDEIDAIAIDRINSNDLREMGRATSSVLKGLDTLDDNIILIATTNLYKSFDKALLRRFDAIIDFSNYTKEDLIEVGESILNELLLKFKFAGKNVRLFKKILNSLDVIPYPGELKNFIKTSIAFSDSSNEYDYLKKLYISIHKNEENMNPKYLNAKGFTVREIEILTGISKSQVSRELRE, encoded by the coding sequence ATGAAAAAAAAGAATATATTAAACTTAATAAAATATTATGCTGAAAAGAATGATTCAGCATTTAGAAATGAAGCATATGAAATTGCAAAATATTTTGATAAAAATGATGATTATCAACTTTCAGAATATATTATGGCTTTATTATCAGATGCAAATACATTTTCTCCTCAAATTGATTCAAATGAAAAAAAATTTGTTAAACGAGTTGAAACATCAAGTAATCCATTGCCATTGCCAAATTCAATTAAAGATAACATAGTTGGCATTATAAATGCAATAGGTCATAATGCGGGTGTAAATAAATTTCTATTTGAAGGACCTCCTGGCACTGGAAAAACTGAGTCAGCAAAACAAATTGCAAGAATACTTGAAAGGGAATTATTTATAGTAGATTTCGATTCTGTAATTGACAGTAAGTTAGGTCAAACTTCTAAAAATATAGCATCTCTTTTTAATGAAATTTGTTCTGTATCTAATCCCAATAAAGTGATTGTATTATTTGATGAAATAGATGCTATTGCAATTGATAGAATTAATTCTAATGATTTGAGAGAAATGGGAAGAGCAACATCTTCAGTTCTAAAAGGATTAGATACGCTAGATGATAATATTATTTTAATTGCAACTACAAATTTATATAAATCATTTGATAAAGCATTACTCAGAAGATTTGATGCAATAATCGACTTTAGTAATTATACAAAAGAAGATTTAATTGAAGTAGGAGAATCTATTTTAAATGAATTGCTATTAAAATTTAAATTTGCTGGAAAAAATGTCAGGTTATTTAAAAAGATACTTAATTCTTTGGATGTGATTCCATATCCTGGTGAGTTAAAAAATTTTATTAAGACTTCTATAGCTTTTAGTGACTCAAGTAATGAGTATGATTATTTAAAAAAATTGTATATAAGTATACATAAGAATGAAGAAAATATGAATCCAAAATATTTGAATGCTAAAGGATTTACAGTTAGAGAAATAGAAATTTTAACAGGTATCTCAAAAAGTCAAGTATCTAGAGAATTAAGGGAGTAA